One part of the Mycolicibacterium aromaticivorans JS19b1 = JCM 16368 genome encodes these proteins:
- a CDS encoding NAD-dependent epimerase/dehydratase family protein, producing MSAPKLVIGANGFLGSHVTRQLVADGHQVRVMVRPNASTISIDDLDVQRFVGDIWDNDVLREAMAGVDDVYYCVVDARGWLSDPAPLFHTNVEGTRNVLDVARTAGLHRFIFTSSYVTVGRRRGRTVTEADIITDRGLTPYVRSRVQAEELVLRYAREHGLPAIAMCVSTTYGGGDWGRTPHGAIIAGAAFGKLPFVMGGIELEAVGVDDAARAMILAAERGRVGERYLISEKMISNAEVARIAALEANMPPPTKTIPLPLAYALAALGTAKARLQKTDEKLSLGSLRLMRAEGPLDCSKAVQELGWQPRPVEESIREAARFWVGLREAKRQAKASRSE from the coding sequence TTCCTCGGCTCGCACGTCACCCGGCAGCTGGTCGCCGACGGGCATCAGGTGCGAGTCATGGTGCGTCCGAACGCGTCCACCATCTCCATCGACGACCTCGACGTGCAGCGCTTCGTCGGCGACATCTGGGACAACGACGTGCTGCGCGAGGCGATGGCCGGCGTCGACGACGTCTACTACTGCGTGGTCGACGCTCGAGGCTGGCTCAGCGATCCGGCACCGCTGTTCCACACCAACGTCGAGGGCACGCGAAATGTCCTGGATGTGGCCAGAACCGCTGGCCTGCACCGCTTCATCTTCACCAGCAGCTACGTGACCGTCGGGCGCCGTCGCGGCCGTACGGTCACCGAAGCCGACATCATCACCGACCGCGGACTCACCCCGTACGTCCGGTCCCGGGTGCAGGCCGAAGAACTGGTGCTGCGGTACGCCCGCGAACACGGCCTGCCCGCGATCGCCATGTGCGTATCCACGACCTACGGCGGCGGCGACTGGGGGCGAACCCCGCACGGCGCCATCATCGCCGGGGCAGCCTTCGGCAAGCTGCCGTTCGTGATGGGCGGTATCGAACTCGAGGCCGTCGGCGTCGACGACGCTGCCCGCGCGATGATCCTGGCCGCCGAGCGCGGCCGGGTCGGGGAGCGCTATCTGATCTCGGAGAAGATGATCAGCAACGCCGAAGTGGCCCGCATCGCGGCCCTGGAGGCGAACATGCCGCCGCCGACGAAGACGATCCCGCTGCCGCTCGCCTATGCGCTGGCCGCGCTGGGCACCGCCAAAGCCCGGCTGCAGAAGACCGACGAGAAATTGTCGCTGGGCTCGCTGCGGTTGATGCGCGCGGAGGGACCGCTGGATTGCAGCAAGGCCGTCCAGGAATTGGGCTGGCAGCCGCGGCCCGTCGAGGAATCCATCCGCGAAGCCGCGCGCTTCTGGGTCGGGTTGCGCGAGGCAAAACGGCAGGCGAAGGCAAGCCGGTCGGAGTGA
- a CDS encoding cupredoxin domain-containing protein, whose protein sequence is MTPRIFALSVAIAFAAVLLVAACSAGTTASPSSAPPAAGPTISIADMKFSSPGPVSPGATVTVTNADGVEHTVTADSGSGFNVEVGEKGTATFTAPSTPGTYPYHCTYHPAMHGQLVVQ, encoded by the coding sequence ATGACGCCACGCATCTTCGCCTTGTCCGTCGCCATCGCATTCGCTGCTGTTCTCCTGGTGGCGGCGTGCTCGGCGGGAACCACAGCCTCACCGTCGTCCGCTCCGCCCGCGGCCGGCCCGACGATCAGCATCGCCGACATGAAATTCAGCTCGCCCGGCCCGGTTTCGCCCGGCGCCACCGTCACGGTCACCAATGCCGACGGCGTAGAGCACACCGTCACCGCCGACTCCGGCTCCGGCTTCAACGTCGAGGTCGGCGAGAAGGGGACGGCCACCTTCACCGCGCCCAGCACGCCGGGAACCTACCCCTACCACTGCACCTATCACCCGGCGATGCACGGACAACTCGTCGTTCAGTGA
- a CDS encoding NAD(P)/FAD-dependent oxidoreductase yields MATINGAVSHWFTELPPPRPALPGDRDADVCIVGAGYTGLWTAYYLKKADPSLRIVVLEARFAGFGASGRNGGWLSGLAPGHRGLLAKKYGRSNVVAWQQTLNAAVDEVIEVASLEGIEADIVKGGNLEVARNPSQARRLRAAADEDREWGTDGIELLTAAEAAERIRVDGLVLGMFNPHCARIQPAKLARGLADVVERLGVTIHEQTPVSAISPGRAETPRGVVRAPIVLRATEGFTARMRGLRRRWLPMNSAMIATEPMSDDLWATIGWAGRETLGDLAHGFFYAQRTADNRIAIGGRAVPYRYASRIDNDGAVGAVTIAYLTGVLNTALSQTRGVPIAHGWCGVLGVPRDWSAGVSLDPATGLGEAGGYVGHGVTATNLAGRTLTDLVLKRSTPLTALPWVGHHSATWEPEPFRWLGVRGMYTAYKLADRHEDGGRPSTSPIAVIADAIARRP; encoded by the coding sequence ATGGCCACAATCAACGGCGCCGTGTCGCACTGGTTCACCGAGCTTCCCCCGCCGCGTCCCGCCCTACCCGGTGACCGCGACGCCGACGTCTGCATCGTCGGTGCGGGCTACACGGGGCTGTGGACCGCCTACTACCTGAAGAAAGCCGACCCCTCGCTGCGGATCGTGGTGTTGGAGGCCCGGTTCGCCGGGTTCGGCGCCTCCGGGCGCAACGGCGGCTGGCTGTCCGGCCTGGCACCCGGCCACCGCGGGCTGCTGGCCAAGAAGTACGGCCGCTCCAACGTCGTCGCCTGGCAGCAGACCCTCAATGCCGCCGTCGACGAGGTGATCGAGGTGGCATCCCTCGAAGGCATCGAGGCCGACATCGTCAAGGGCGGCAATCTCGAGGTGGCCCGAAACCCCTCGCAGGCCCGCCGACTGCGCGCCGCGGCCGACGAGGACCGCGAGTGGGGCACCGACGGCATCGAACTGCTGACCGCCGCCGAAGCAGCCGAGCGGATCAGGGTGGACGGCCTGGTGCTCGGGATGTTCAACCCGCACTGCGCCCGTATCCAGCCGGCCAAGCTGGCCCGCGGCCTCGCCGACGTCGTGGAGCGCCTCGGTGTCACGATCCATGAACAGACCCCGGTGAGCGCGATCAGCCCGGGCCGCGCGGAAACCCCGCGCGGCGTGGTGCGCGCGCCGATCGTGCTGCGGGCCACCGAGGGCTTCACCGCCCGGATGCGCGGATTGCGGCGGCGCTGGCTGCCGATGAACAGCGCGATGATCGCGACCGAGCCGATGTCCGACGACCTCTGGGCGACTATCGGCTGGGCGGGCCGGGAAACGCTGGGCGATCTGGCGCACGGGTTCTTCTACGCTCAGCGCACCGCCGACAATCGGATCGCGATCGGCGGCCGGGCGGTGCCGTATCGCTACGCCTCCCGTATCGACAACGACGGTGCGGTCGGCGCGGTCACCATCGCCTACCTCACCGGGGTGCTCAACACCGCGCTGTCGCAGACCCGCGGGGTGCCGATCGCCCACGGCTGGTGCGGCGTGCTGGGCGTCCCCCGGGACTGGTCAGCCGGAGTCAGCCTCGATCCGGCCACCGGGCTCGGCGAGGCGGGCGGCTACGTCGGCCACGGTGTGACGGCGACCAACCTGGCCGGCCGGACGCTGACCGACCTGGTGCTCAAACGGTCCACTCCGTTGACCGCGCTGCCCTGGGTCGGTCACCACTCGGCCACCTGGGAGCCCGAGCCGTTTCGCTGGCTCGGGGTACGTGGCATGTACACCGCCTACAAGCTGGCCGACCGGCACGAAGACGGCGGGCGGCCGTCGACCTCGCCGATCGCCGTGATCGCGGATGCGATCGCCCGGCGGCCCTGA
- a CDS encoding DUF427 domain-containing protein has product MSTREIKQPTADHPITISPTAGRVQVRVNGELVADTRAALGLAESTYPVVQYIPLGDVDPAVLACTDTRTYCPYKGEASYYSVTAGDVTVEDAIWTYKEPYPAVAAIAGHIAFYPNKADISVAPD; this is encoded by the coding sequence ATGAGCACACGTGAGATCAAGCAGCCGACCGCCGATCACCCGATCACGATCAGCCCGACCGCCGGCCGGGTGCAGGTCCGGGTCAACGGCGAACTCGTCGCCGACACCCGCGCCGCGCTCGGTCTGGCCGAATCCACCTATCCCGTGGTGCAGTACATCCCGCTCGGCGATGTCGACCCGGCGGTACTGGCCTGCACCGACACTCGCACCTACTGCCCGTATAAGGGCGAGGCCAGCTACTACAGCGTCACCGCGGGGGACGTGACGGTCGAGGACGCGATCTGGACCTACAAGGAGCCCTACCCGGCGGTCGCCGCGATCGCGGGACACATCGCGTTCTACCCGAACAAGGCCGACATCAGCGTCGCGCCGGACTGA
- a CDS encoding DNA-3-methyladenine glycosylase family protein → MPPDSVRERILTFPGPASPGLTLAPQRRGPGDPCYQLDAERAIWRTSLQASGPVTARIYRTAPDTVGCRAWGDGADEFIEALPALLGVDDDPGGYRPRHPVIQAAVKRVPHLRLGRTARVLEALIPAVIEQRVPGADAFRAWRLLVTKFGSPAPGPAPARMRVPPAADVWRRIPSWEFHRANVDPGRARTIIGCAQRADALERLSGRPTTAARDALTTLPGVGVWTAAETAQRAFGDTDALSIGDYHISKMVGWTLIGTPVDDAGMVELLEPERPQRYRAIRLLEASRLAYKPRFGARLPVQHISNL, encoded by the coding sequence GTGCCCCCGGACTCGGTGCGGGAGCGCATCCTGACTTTCCCCGGGCCGGCCAGCCCGGGTTTGACGCTGGCGCCGCAACGCCGCGGGCCCGGTGATCCGTGCTACCAGCTCGACGCCGAGCGAGCGATCTGGCGCACGAGCCTGCAAGCCAGCGGGCCGGTGACAGCCCGGATCTATCGCACCGCTCCCGACACGGTCGGGTGCCGGGCGTGGGGTGACGGCGCCGACGAGTTCATCGAGGCGCTGCCCGCTCTGCTGGGCGTCGACGACGACCCTGGCGGCTACCGCCCGCGGCACCCGGTCATCCAGGCCGCCGTCAAGCGGGTGCCCCATCTGCGCCTCGGCCGCACCGCACGGGTGCTCGAGGCGTTGATCCCCGCGGTGATCGAGCAACGCGTGCCGGGCGCCGACGCATTTCGGGCCTGGCGGCTGCTGGTCACCAAGTTCGGCAGCCCCGCGCCGGGCCCCGCGCCTGCACGGATGCGGGTGCCGCCGGCCGCTGACGTCTGGCGGCGCATCCCGTCGTGGGAGTTCCACCGCGCCAACGTCGATCCAGGCCGCGCCCGCACCATCATCGGATGCGCACAGCGCGCGGACGCGCTGGAACGGTTGTCGGGCCGGCCCACGACCGCGGCCCGCGACGCGCTCACCACGCTGCCGGGCGTTGGGGTCTGGACGGCGGCCGAAACCGCGCAACGCGCTTTCGGTGACACCGATGCGCTGTCGATCGGGGACTACCACATTTCGAAGATGGTCGGCTGGACGCTGATCGGCACCCCCGTCGACGACGCAGGCATGGTGGAGTTGCTGGAGCCGGAACGTCCGCAGCGGTACCGCGCGATCCGGTTGCTCGAAGCCAGCCGGCTTGCGTACAAGCCGCGGTTCGGCGCACGGCTGCCGGTGCAGCACATCAGTAATTTGTGA
- a CDS encoding Dps family protein, which produces MRAKFTVPGMTEAKARKVTDLLQKQLSTYNDLHLTLKHVHWNVVGPNFIGVHEMIDPQVDLVRGYADEVAERIATLGASPQGTPGAILKDRTWDDYSVGRDTVQAHLAAVDLVYDGVIEDLRNNIEATEELDPVTQDILIGHAAELEKFQWFVRAHLENAGGTLSHEGKSTEKGAAKAAKAKS; this is translated from the coding sequence ATGCGTGCCAAGTTCACCGTCCCCGGAATGACCGAAGCCAAGGCTCGTAAGGTGACCGATCTCCTGCAGAAGCAGTTGAGCACCTACAACGACCTACACCTCACGCTGAAGCATGTGCACTGGAATGTGGTCGGCCCCAACTTCATCGGCGTGCACGAGATGATCGACCCGCAGGTCGATCTGGTGCGTGGCTATGCCGACGAAGTCGCCGAACGGATCGCGACTCTGGGCGCGTCGCCGCAGGGCACCCCGGGTGCGATCCTCAAGGACCGCACATGGGACGACTACAGCGTCGGGCGCGACACCGTGCAGGCCCACCTGGCCGCAGTCGATCTGGTGTACGACGGCGTCATCGAGGACCTGCGCAACAACATCGAGGCAACCGAGGAACTCGACCCGGTTACCCAAGACATCCTCATCGGCCACGCCGCCGAACTGGAGAAATTCCAGTGGTTCGTGCGAGCCCACCTCGAAAATGCCGGGGGCACTTTGTCCCACGAGGGCAAGTCGACGGAGAAGGGCGCGGCCAAGGCTGCGAAGGCGAAAAGCTAG
- the aqpZ gene encoding aquaporin Z codes for MRAPTMAHRLAAEFIGTFVLVFGGCGAAVFAADPAEDNSVGIGFLGVSLAFGLTVLVGVYAFGTISGGHFNPAVTFGAALARRVEWKALPAYWAVQVVGGLAAGAVIYWIAKGRAGFTPTGHMAANGFGEHSPFHYSLAAVVIAEALLTFLFLLVILGATDDRAPKGFAGLAIGLMLTLIHLISIPISNTSVNPARSMGVAFFNGNGAPAQLWVFWLAPLAGAALAGALYPLLFGRAEELADRPVRDDALESKA; via the coding sequence GTGAGAGCTCCAACGATGGCGCACCGGCTGGCCGCAGAATTCATCGGCACATTCGTGTTGGTTTTCGGAGGTTGCGGAGCAGCGGTATTCGCCGCGGACCCCGCTGAAGACAATTCCGTCGGCATCGGATTCCTCGGCGTTTCGCTGGCTTTCGGCCTCACCGTGCTGGTGGGCGTCTATGCGTTCGGAACGATTTCGGGTGGCCACTTCAACCCGGCAGTCACGTTCGGCGCGGCCCTGGCACGGCGCGTCGAGTGGAAGGCGCTACCGGCGTACTGGGCGGTGCAGGTTGTCGGTGGCCTGGCCGCCGGCGCGGTGATCTACTGGATCGCCAAGGGCAGAGCCGGTTTCACGCCGACCGGCCACATGGCCGCCAACGGATTCGGTGAGCATTCACCGTTCCACTACTCGCTGGCCGCGGTAGTGATCGCCGAGGCGCTTCTGACCTTCCTGTTCCTGCTGGTGATCCTGGGCGCCACCGACGACCGGGCACCAAAAGGCTTCGCGGGTTTGGCAATCGGCTTGATGCTGACGCTCATCCACCTGATCTCGATCCCGATCTCGAACACGTCGGTGAACCCGGCCCGCTCGATGGGTGTCGCGTTCTTCAACGGCAACGGCGCACCTGCCCAGCTCTGGGTGTTCTGGCTGGCGCCGCTCGCCGGCGCGGCCCTGGCGGGTGCGCTCTACCCGCTGCTGTTCGGCCGCGCCGAGGAGCTTGCGGACCGTCCGGTCCGCGACGACGCGCTGGAGTCGAAGGCCTAG
- a CDS encoding chloride channel protein, with amino-acid sequence MPRPRQNRDVEPGGPLGAFIRRSGYLRKWLILGISIGVIAGLGAVTFYLALDYTGQFLLGYVGGYQIPKPVGDGGQPGSPGFVRPWAIPLVTFGGALVSAWIVARFAPEAEGHGTDSAIEAVHTDPRTIRGRTIVVKTIASALTIGSGGSGGREGPAAQISAGFGSLMTRWLNLSDDDGRIAVSLGIGSGIGAIFGAPLGGAVLAASIVYREDFDYKVLVPGFITSATAFSVFGSILGFEPLFGYVASDFRFHQPAILIWFVVLGIVAAAFGYLYARIFYGTVSVTAKLPGNKVIKPAVGGLLVGLLALAIPQVLASGYGWAQKASDTSTLLSIPLWIVLLLPLAKIIATSLSIGTGGSGGIFGPGVVIGAFVGAAIWRLGHDIGLPGLPASPGLFVVVGMMACFGSVAHAPLAVMIMVAEMTGSFSVIPCALVAVGIAYLLISRTPVSIYKAQRLNRDSAGAQRVADSAHEVPRPRDDFTG; translated from the coding sequence ATGCCGCGGCCGCGTCAGAATCGTGACGTCGAACCGGGCGGACCGTTGGGCGCTTTCATTCGCCGGTCCGGCTATCTACGGAAATGGTTGATCCTCGGCATCTCTATCGGCGTCATCGCCGGACTGGGAGCCGTCACCTTCTATCTCGCGCTCGACTACACCGGCCAATTTCTGCTCGGTTATGTCGGCGGCTATCAGATCCCCAAGCCGGTCGGCGACGGCGGCCAGCCGGGATCACCCGGCTTCGTCCGTCCTTGGGCCATACCGCTGGTGACCTTCGGCGGCGCGCTGGTTTCGGCGTGGATCGTGGCCAGATTCGCCCCTGAAGCCGAGGGCCACGGAACAGATTCTGCAATCGAGGCGGTCCACACCGACCCTCGGACGATCAGGGGCCGGACGATCGTGGTGAAGACGATCGCCAGCGCGTTGACGATCGGTTCTGGAGGTTCCGGCGGGCGGGAAGGACCCGCCGCACAAATCTCGGCCGGCTTCGGCTCGCTGATGACGCGTTGGCTCAACCTCAGCGATGACGACGGACGGATCGCCGTATCGCTCGGCATCGGATCGGGGATCGGCGCGATCTTCGGGGCGCCACTCGGAGGCGCCGTACTCGCAGCCTCGATCGTCTATCGCGAGGACTTCGACTACAAGGTTCTGGTCCCGGGATTCATCACCTCGGCCACTGCATTCTCCGTGTTCGGATCGATCCTCGGATTCGAGCCGCTGTTCGGCTACGTGGCCTCCGACTTCCGATTCCATCAACCGGCGATCCTCATCTGGTTCGTCGTACTGGGCATCGTCGCCGCGGCGTTCGGATACCTCTACGCACGAATCTTCTACGGCACCGTCTCGGTGACCGCCAAGCTACCGGGCAACAAGGTCATAAAGCCGGCGGTCGGCGGACTCCTCGTCGGGCTCCTCGCACTCGCCATCCCGCAGGTACTTGCAAGCGGATACGGATGGGCGCAAAAAGCCTCCGACACAAGCACTCTGCTGTCCATCCCGCTGTGGATCGTGCTGTTGCTTCCGCTCGCCAAGATCATCGCAACGTCGTTGTCGATCGGCACCGGCGGTTCCGGAGGCATCTTCGGCCCCGGTGTCGTGATCGGCGCATTCGTCGGCGCCGCGATCTGGCGGCTCGGGCACGACATCGGGCTGCCGGGCCTACCCGCCAGCCCCGGTCTCTTTGTGGTGGTCGGCATGATGGCGTGCTTCGGAAGCGTCGCTCACGCACCACTTGCCGTGATGATCATGGTCGCGGAAATGACCGGTTCCTTCTCGGTCATACCGTGCGCCCTCGTCGCGGTCGGGATCGCTTACCTCCTCATCTCACGCACGCCGGTATCGATCTACAAGGCACAGCGACTCAATCGAGACAGCGCCGGCGCCCAGCGGGTGGCCGATTCGGCGCACGAGGTGCCTCGGCCGCGCGACGACTTCACCGGCTAG
- a CDS encoding chloride channel protein: MASRNVVVGWLRDSPSALVALAVAVGAVTGLGAVGFRYLITFFTRMFTGYDDYSGLGRIPSAHWPGLGIWFLLLTPVIAGAIYGPIVHKFAPEARGHGVPEVMYAVSHKGGRIAPQVSLVKALASALCIGGGGSVGREGPIVQIGSAAGSTIAQILRLDTPRVRLLVACGAAAGISATFNAPLAGPFFAMELILRDFAAQSFGAVVLSSVTADVVGRAMLGNQPFLSLPSFAVHSVSEYFLYAALGVAVGVVGVAFSKILYRVEDLCDWLWRGPEWARPAVGGLLLGGVLLALPQMYGVGYPVLENAVEGRYVIGMLLLLMVGKMFATSLTIGIGGSGGVFAPTLFVGAMAGTAFGTVAHSLFPTLTESAGAYGLIGMGAALAGATRAPITAVVILFELTGEYSIILPLMAAVVMAAGTAHLLSKDTIYTAKLWRRGVDLDKPPAELPDLRAADLAVPAPEPLAVDSSMTAAAKALSQTTFGMLPVVTNDGQYAGCVTAQDVAEALDEADAPTTVSDLVKPVAAIASDADVRRILDALKGRGGSGLPVLDPDRTCLVGWVTYEAVLARLHP, encoded by the coding sequence ATGGCTAGTCGCAACGTGGTGGTCGGCTGGCTGCGCGACAGTCCGTCGGCGCTGGTGGCCCTTGCGGTAGCCGTCGGCGCGGTAACGGGTCTGGGTGCGGTTGGGTTCAGGTACCTGATCACCTTTTTCACCAGGATGTTCACCGGTTACGACGACTATTCCGGACTGGGGCGGATACCGAGTGCGCATTGGCCGGGTCTGGGTATCTGGTTCCTGCTCCTGACCCCCGTGATCGCGGGGGCGATCTATGGCCCCATCGTGCACAAGTTTGCACCGGAGGCGCGTGGGCACGGGGTGCCCGAAGTGATGTATGCCGTCAGCCACAAGGGTGGCCGCATTGCGCCGCAGGTCAGCCTGGTCAAGGCGCTGGCCTCGGCGTTGTGCATCGGCGGCGGTGGGTCGGTCGGTCGGGAAGGGCCGATCGTGCAGATCGGCTCGGCGGCCGGCTCCACGATCGCCCAGATCCTTCGGCTCGACACCCCACGGGTCCGGCTTCTGGTCGCTTGCGGGGCCGCGGCCGGAATCTCGGCAACCTTCAACGCGCCGCTGGCCGGTCCGTTCTTCGCCATGGAACTCATCCTTCGGGACTTCGCCGCCCAGTCGTTCGGCGCGGTCGTGCTGTCGAGTGTCACCGCTGATGTCGTGGGTCGGGCCATGCTGGGCAACCAGCCGTTTCTCTCGCTGCCGTCGTTCGCCGTGCACAGCGTGTCCGAATACTTCCTTTATGCGGCGCTCGGCGTAGCGGTCGGCGTGGTCGGAGTGGCGTTCTCGAAGATCCTCTACCGCGTGGAAGACCTGTGCGACTGGTTGTGGCGTGGGCCGGAATGGGCCAGACCCGCGGTCGGTGGGCTGCTCCTCGGCGGCGTTCTGCTGGCTCTGCCTCAGATGTATGGCGTCGGCTATCCAGTCCTGGAGAACGCGGTCGAAGGCCGGTATGTCATCGGTATGTTGCTGCTCCTCATGGTGGGCAAGATGTTCGCGACCAGCCTCACCATCGGGATCGGCGGCTCCGGCGGAGTTTTCGCGCCGACCCTCTTCGTCGGCGCCATGGCGGGCACAGCGTTCGGCACAGTGGCCCATAGCCTTTTTCCAACGCTCACCGAAAGCGCGGGGGCATACGGCTTGATCGGGATGGGCGCAGCCCTGGCCGGCGCGACACGAGCGCCGATCACCGCTGTCGTGATCCTGTTCGAACTCACCGGCGAGTACTCGATCATCCTGCCGCTGATGGCAGCGGTGGTAATGGCTGCCGGCACAGCACATCTGCTGTCGAAGGACACCATCTACACGGCCAAGCTGTGGCGTCGGGGCGTCGATCTCGACAAGCCGCCGGCCGAACTGCCCGACCTGCGTGCGGCGGATCTCGCTGTTCCCGCGCCCGAGCCGCTGGCGGTGGACAGTTCGATGACCGCCGCCGCCAAGGCGCTGTCGCAGACGACGTTCGGCATGTTGCCCGTGGTGACCAACGACGGGCAGTACGCCGGATGTGTCACCGCCCAGGACGTGGCCGAGGCGCTTGATGAGGCGGATGCCCCCACCACGGTGTCGGACTTGGTCAAGCCGGTGGCCGCCATAGCTTCTGACGCCGATGTCCGCCGTATCCTCGATGCGCTCAAGGGTCGAGGAGGCAGTGGTCTGCCCGTGCTGGACCCGGACCGAACCTGCCTTGTCGGATGGGTCACCTATGAGGCGGTGCTCGCCCGGCTGCACCCGTAA
- a CDS encoding sulfite exporter TauE/SafE family protein: protein MVALTVALAVAVGISLGLLGGGGSILTVPLLAYVAGMDAKHAIATSLLVVGVTSAVGAISHARAGRVQWRTALLFGSTSMVGAYSGGQLTRFISGDALLVAFAVIMVVTAIAMLRGRRTPTATAHTGAALLAKTAALGLGLGLVTGTVGAGGGFLVVPALVLLGGLAMPAAVGTSLAVIAMNSFAGLAGYLSVVQIDWATALMVTAAAVVGALIGSRFAAKVNPEVLRKAFGWFVLIMASVILGQQLDPIVGYVGVALTGVVPAFMFACNHIAACPLHGLLARTTAAAGSS, encoded by the coding sequence ATGGTGGCGTTGACGGTGGCACTGGCGGTTGCGGTCGGCATCTCTCTGGGGCTGCTCGGAGGCGGCGGTTCGATCCTCACGGTGCCGCTACTGGCCTACGTGGCCGGCATGGACGCCAAGCACGCCATCGCGACGTCACTGCTGGTGGTCGGCGTGACCAGTGCCGTGGGAGCGATCTCACATGCCCGCGCCGGGCGGGTGCAGTGGCGAACCGCCCTGCTGTTCGGCTCGACGTCCATGGTGGGTGCCTACAGCGGGGGGCAACTGACCCGGTTCATCTCCGGTGACGCGCTGCTTGTGGCGTTCGCGGTGATCATGGTGGTCACCGCGATCGCGATGCTGCGCGGTCGCAGAACGCCGACCGCCACTGCGCATACCGGCGCTGCACTGCTCGCCAAGACCGCCGCCCTGGGCCTCGGTCTGGGTCTGGTCACAGGAACCGTCGGTGCCGGGGGCGGATTCCTGGTGGTTCCGGCGCTGGTGCTGCTCGGCGGGCTGGCGATGCCTGCCGCCGTGGGAACGTCGCTCGCGGTCATCGCGATGAACTCATTCGCCGGTCTGGCCGGCTACCTGTCGGTCGTGCAGATCGACTGGGCCACGGCACTCATGGTGACCGCCGCCGCCGTCGTCGGCGCACTGATCGGTTCGAGGTTCGCCGCGAAGGTCAACCCCGAGGTACTGCGCAAGGCATTCGGCTGGTTCGTCCTGATCATGGCCTCGGTCATCCTTGGCCAACAGCTCGATCCGATCGTCGGCTACGTCGGCGTCGCGCTCACCGGTGTTGTACCCGCATTCATGTTCGCGTGCAACCACATTGCCGCGTGCCCCCTGCACGGCCTGCTGGCCCGAACCACGGCTGCGGCCGGCTCAAGCTGA